The Sporosarcina ureae genome includes a region encoding these proteins:
- a CDS encoding ABC transporter ATP-binding protein — translation MKVLLDLRWFFSERKKQYSIGITALMIVALLQLAPPKIIGFIVDAVAKDELTAEMLTRWMIILAVAGILMYVLRYIWRVMIFGSSVYLARVMRERLFTHFTRMSPSFYQRRRVGDLMAHATNDINAVQQTAGSGILTLFDSISTGGFVILMMAFSISWKLTLIALLPIPVMIILTSYYGRLLRNRFRVAQEAFSDLNDKAQESISGIKVLKTFGQQREDVESFTKRSEQVVKENMRVAKVDALFDPTIAGIFAISYVLSFYFGTRFILSGELSIGDLVAFTSYLGLLTWPMLAIGFLFNIVERGNASYSRIQDLLSVEPGIQDRPNAVSQLPQGDIVFDIDTFKFPDDKRASLRNLHFTIKQGETLGVIGKTGSGKTAILKLLMREFEGYTGKITYGGIPITRYKTECLRQAIGYVPQDHFLFSTTLGENIAFTNPKIDPEKIVAAAKSAHIHEDILTFEEGYETMVGERGVSLSGGQRQRVSIARALLMDPELLLLDDSLSAVDARTEEAILRSLKEERTGKTTIITSHRLSAIQHAHQIIVLDEGEVVEIGDHDSLLAQNGMYKEMYDLQQLESIVEQGGGADE, via the coding sequence GTGAAAGTATTACTGGATTTACGCTGGTTTTTTTCTGAGAGAAAAAAACAATACAGCATAGGGATCACAGCCCTGATGATTGTTGCGTTACTGCAACTGGCACCGCCGAAAATTATCGGCTTTATTGTCGACGCGGTGGCGAAAGATGAATTGACCGCGGAGATGCTGACGCGCTGGATGATTATTCTGGCAGTAGCGGGAATCTTGATGTATGTCTTGCGCTATATTTGGCGCGTGATGATATTTGGCTCATCGGTATACCTCGCACGCGTCATGAGAGAGCGTCTATTTACACACTTCACGCGCATGTCGCCTTCATTTTATCAACGACGACGTGTGGGAGATTTAATGGCACACGCAACGAATGATATCAATGCGGTGCAACAAACGGCGGGGTCAGGAATTCTGACACTTTTCGATTCCATTTCGACAGGCGGTTTCGTCATCTTGATGATGGCGTTTTCGATTAGTTGGAAGTTGACACTAATCGCTCTTTTACCGATTCCAGTGATGATCATCCTGACAAGTTATTATGGACGATTATTACGTAATCGATTCCGCGTGGCGCAGGAAGCATTCTCTGATTTGAACGACAAAGCACAAGAGAGTATCTCGGGTATTAAAGTGCTGAAGACGTTCGGTCAGCAAAGAGAAGATGTCGAATCGTTTACGAAACGTTCGGAACAAGTCGTCAAGGAAAATATGCGCGTGGCGAAAGTGGATGCGTTGTTTGACCCGACGATTGCAGGGATTTTTGCGATCTCATATGTGCTATCCTTTTATTTCGGCACACGCTTCATTTTATCAGGTGAGTTGTCGATCGGGGATTTGGTTGCGTTCACTTCTTATTTGGGCCTGTTAACATGGCCGATGCTAGCAATTGGTTTCTTGTTCAATATTGTTGAACGAGGAAATGCATCGTACAGCCGAATCCAGGATTTACTTTCGGTTGAGCCAGGCATCCAAGATCGTCCGAATGCGGTGAGTCAATTGCCGCAAGGAGATATCGTCTTTGATATCGATACGTTCAAGTTCCCAGACGATAAGCGGGCATCACTGCGTAATTTACACTTTACGATCAAGCAAGGAGAAACACTTGGCGTGATCGGAAAGACCGGTTCAGGGAAAACCGCGATTCTCAAATTATTAATGCGAGAATTCGAAGGGTATACAGGAAAAATTACGTATGGTGGCATTCCGATTACGCGGTATAAGACGGAATGTTTGCGCCAAGCAATCGGTTATGTGCCGCAAGACCATTTCTTGTTCTCGACAACACTTGGTGAAAATATTGCCTTTACAAACCCGAAAATTGATCCAGAGAAAATTGTGGCGGCTGCGAAATCTGCCCATATTCACGAGGATATTCTGACGTTTGAAGAAGGCTATGAAACGATGGTTGGAGAACGTGGTGTATCGTTATCCGGTGGACAGCGTCAGCGCGTGTCGATTGCACGTGCGTTGCTCATGGATCCGGAGCTATTGTTGCTGGATGATTCATTATCCGCAGTAGATGCCCGGACGGAAGAAGCGATTCTTCGTTCATTGAAAGAAGAAAGAACGGGTAAGACGACCATTATTACGTCGCACCGATTAAGTGCTATTCAGCACGCTCATCAGATTATTGTTCTCGATGAAGGCGAAGTCGTCGAAATTGGCGACCACGACAGCTTACTCGCACAAAACGGGATGTATAAAGAAATGTACGATCTGCAACAGCTAGAGTCGATCGTAGAGCAAGGGGGCGGCGCAGATGAATAA
- a CDS encoding NRDE family protein: MCLLAFQLQSHPKYQLVMMANRDEAYGRPTAPANFWSDHPDILAGRDLEQMGTWLGITKQGKVAALTNYRDFTRPETGKLSRGHIVSSYLQSELSARAFMEQLHANREDYAGCNVLAGSAKEMLYYSNIEQSIQQLTHGTHGLSNAFLNTPWPKVDKTKALLAEYLKQTETVNPDVLFGMMQRAERFPTEQLPDTGVGEDLESLLSSIFIASKDYGTRCTTVLTIDSEDHVKFEERTYEKGICTTTQKFSFHVEKPAHS, translated from the coding sequence ATGTGTTTACTGGCATTTCAATTGCAAAGCCATCCAAAGTATCAACTCGTCATGATGGCGAACCGAGATGAAGCGTACGGACGTCCGACAGCACCCGCCAACTTCTGGAGCGATCATCCAGACATTTTAGCTGGGCGCGATCTCGAACAAATGGGCACGTGGCTCGGTATTACGAAACAAGGGAAAGTCGCTGCACTGACAAATTATCGTGACTTCACACGACCGGAAACAGGTAAACTCTCACGCGGTCACATCGTCTCTTCCTATCTACAATCGGAGCTATCGGCACGTGCGTTCATGGAGCAACTGCATGCAAACCGAGAGGATTACGCTGGCTGCAACGTACTGGCCGGGTCAGCTAAAGAGATGTTGTATTATTCGAACATCGAGCAATCGATCCAACAGCTAACCCATGGCACACACGGTCTAAGTAATGCCTTTCTGAATACTCCGTGGCCTAAAGTGGATAAAACGAAGGCTTTGTTGGCGGAATATTTGAAGCAAACGGAGACGGTCAATCCGGATGTATTATTCGGTATGATGCAACGAGCGGAGCGATTTCCGACCGAACAACTGCCTGATACTGGCGTCGGTGAAGATCTCGAAAGTTTGCTGTCCTCGATATTTATCGCGTCAAAAGACTATGGCACACGTTGCACGACGGTGCTGACAATAGATAGCGAAGATCACGTAAAATTTGAAGAGCGAACATACGAAAAAGGCATATGTACAACCACTCAAAAATTTTCATTTCACGTGGAAAAACCGGCTCACTCTTAA
- a CDS encoding thioredoxin family protein: MKEITSFDEWQHVLNETPQFLLFVKTNNCSVCEGLYPQVAALESEYPFDFYRVNAAEVPEMAGQLSLFTAPVVLLFNEQKELTRFARIIPMNDLKKRLDELVQWGNVDA; the protein is encoded by the coding sequence ATGAAAGAAATTACTTCTTTTGACGAATGGCAGCATGTATTGAATGAGACGCCACAGTTTCTGTTGTTCGTGAAGACGAATAATTGCTCCGTCTGTGAAGGGCTTTATCCGCAAGTGGCGGCACTTGAAAGTGAGTATCCATTTGACTTCTATCGGGTGAACGCAGCAGAAGTTCCAGAAATGGCTGGACAATTATCACTCTTCACGGCACCGGTCGTCTTGTTATTTAACGAACAGAAAGAGTTGACGCGTTTCGCACGGATTATTCCAATGAATGATTTGAAGAAACGTCTCGATGAGCTGGTGCAGTGGGGGAACGTAGATGCATAA
- a CDS encoding cytochrome c biogenesis CcdA family protein — protein MGTDVNIFFAFGAGFLSFISPCVLPLYPAFISYITGMSLDELGDKKKGMNRAGMLHTLFFLLGFSIVFIILGFSTSFIGSIFLQYQDLIRQVGAIFIIIFGLMTIGLFKPEFLMQEKKLQFKNRPAGYFGTALIGLAFSAGWQPCMGPIIGAIIYLAATNPASSMLYMMLYVLGFAIPFFFLSFFITRIGWIRKHSMKITKVGGYLMIVFGIILFFNGMVYFTSWLSPIFGDFQGF, from the coding sequence TTGGGGACGGATGTTAATATTTTCTTTGCGTTTGGAGCAGGTTTCCTGAGTTTTATTTCTCCATGCGTACTGCCACTATACCCGGCCTTTATATCGTATATCACCGGCATGTCACTAGATGAACTCGGAGATAAGAAAAAAGGAATGAACCGTGCGGGCATGTTGCACACGTTGTTCTTCTTACTTGGATTCTCAATTGTATTCATTATTTTAGGATTCAGTACGTCCTTTATCGGGTCCATCTTCTTGCAATATCAAGATTTAATTCGTCAGGTAGGCGCGATTTTCATCATCATCTTCGGACTGATGACGATTGGATTATTTAAACCAGAATTTCTCATGCAAGAGAAAAAGCTACAATTTAAGAATCGTCCCGCGGGTTACTTCGGTACGGCGCTGATCGGTCTAGCATTTTCTGCTGGATGGCAGCCGTGTATGGGGCCAATCATCGGTGCCATCATCTATCTGGCTGCGACAAATCCGGCATCTAGTATGTTGTATATGATGCTCTACGTACTGGGTTTCGCGATTCCATTCTTCTTCTTGTCATTCTTCATCACAAGAATTGGCTGGATCCGCAAACACAGTATGAAGATTACGAAAGTAGGCGGCTACTTGATGATCGTCTTCGGTATCATACTGTTCTTTAACGGAATGGTCTATTTCACAAGTTGGCTCAGCCCCATTTTTGGCGACTTCCAAGGCTTTTAA
- a CDS encoding DUF2087 domain-containing protein, producing the protein MEFTETFWDASLTELKQGYLENSTSYDCLLCGKRIEKGVIYPYENALYEAERFMHVHIEHSHQSVFAYLLELDKKWSGITDHQGDLLRLFYQGKSDKDIQEELEIGSATTVRHHRFALKEKERQAKVFLAMMELLKERDSYEQAFIPPHKASQLFHDDYLVAEDEQQAVLRTFFPEGTDGQLKEMPSTEKQRRIIVQEISKRFDGDISYSKHEMNDRLSEIHEDFITLRNYLTEYGYFGQTRNGSQYWLK; encoded by the coding sequence ATGGAGTTTACGGAAACGTTCTGGGATGCTTCATTAACGGAATTAAAGCAAGGATATCTAGAAAATTCTACATCGTACGATTGTTTATTATGTGGTAAACGAATCGAAAAAGGTGTGATATACCCGTACGAAAATGCGTTGTATGAAGCGGAGCGATTTATGCATGTGCATATCGAACATTCGCATCAGTCGGTATTTGCGTATTTGCTTGAACTGGATAAGAAGTGGTCAGGGATTACCGATCATCAAGGTGATTTATTGCGTTTATTCTATCAAGGGAAAAGCGATAAAGATATACAAGAAGAACTGGAGATTGGCAGTGCGACGACTGTGCGACATCATCGCTTTGCGTTAAAAGAAAAAGAACGACAGGCGAAAGTGTTCCTGGCGATGATGGAGTTATTGAAAGAACGTGATTCGTACGAGCAGGCGTTTATTCCACCACATAAAGCATCTCAACTATTCCACGATGATTACTTGGTGGCCGAGGATGAGCAACAAGCGGTACTGCGGACGTTTTTCCCTGAAGGAACCGATGGCCAGTTAAAAGAGATGCCATCGACGGAAAAACAGCGGCGGATTATTGTTCAGGAAATTAGTAAGCGCTTTGACGGAGATATTTCGTACAGTAAGCATGAGATGAATGATCGACTTTCCGAAATCCATGAAGATTTCATTACGTTACGGAACTATTTAACGGAATATGGTTATTTCGGTCAGACCCGCAATGGCAGTCAATATTGGCTGAAGTGA
- a CDS encoding DUF2621 domain-containing protein, with product MWFIIFWGIVMIGLFAIGGFFMFRKFLKVLPKEDGKSTLDWEEHYVNESLHLWNDEAKSMLNELVTPVPELFRDVAKQKIGAKIGEIALEDRAKTIEFDHIIKGYILATPKRDHNFLRKKLNQMEIDIQPYEHLFT from the coding sequence ATGTGGTTTATTATATTTTGGGGTATTGTGATGATCGGCTTATTCGCTATCGGTGGGTTCTTTATGTTCCGGAAATTCCTAAAAGTATTGCCGAAAGAAGACGGAAAATCGACGCTGGATTGGGAAGAGCACTATGTCAATGAGTCGTTGCATTTATGGAATGACGAAGCGAAAAGCATGCTCAACGAACTGGTTACGCCTGTGCCGGAGTTGTTCCGCGATGTGGCGAAGCAGAAGATCGGTGCCAAGATCGGTGAGATTGCGTTAGAAGACCGCGCTAAAACTATTGAGTTTGATCATATTATCAAAGGTTATATTCTGGCTACGCCAAAGCGCGACCATAATTTCTTGCGTAAGAAGCTGAACCAGATGGAAATTGATATTCAGCCGTATGAGCATTTATTTACTTGA
- a CDS encoding pyridoxamine 5'-phosphate oxidase family protein — MTAKDTVQKILDESMIGTMATVDNNKPYSRYMTFMSDGLTLYTPTNKQTEKVDELEDNPYTHILLGYEGEGFGDAFVEYSGRVTISDDDSLREKIWNDHMKAWFDGPEDPNLVILKIEPESIRLMNKSGQPPEDISL; from the coding sequence ATGACTGCAAAAGACACAGTACAGAAAATCTTAGATGAAAGCATGATCGGAACGATGGCAACGGTGGACAACAATAAACCGTACAGCCGGTATATGACATTCATGAGTGATGGTTTGACTTTGTATACACCTACTAATAAACAAACCGAAAAGGTAGATGAGCTCGAAGATAATCCGTATACGCATATTCTTCTTGGCTATGAAGGTGAAGGATTCGGTGATGCGTTTGTCGAGTACTCGGGTCGAGTCACCATTTCCGATGACGACAGCTTGAGAGAGAAAATCTGGAACGATCATATGAAGGCATGGTTTGACGGTCCTGAAGATCCGAATCTAGTTATTTTAAAAATTGAACCCGAGTCGATTCGTTTGATGAATAAATCGGGCCAACCCCCTGAAGATATTTCCCTGTAA
- a CDS encoding ABC transporter ATP-binding protein produces MNNKQKMSARDQFKTFMRLAKYVLPMKKSALIAILLLLLTVTSTILGPLVIQRFLDDYVVPLDFPVKEVWIIALIYIGLQLVNIVGSYFQTLRFQELALSIIQQIRIDAFSKVQKLGLRYFDQTPAGGIVSRVTNDTESIKEMFVSVAVTFMQAIFGIVGVYIALFTLDGKLALYTLILLPLFVILVSVYRYYSADFYQDIRERLSQLNAKISESLSGMDMIQAFRQEKRLSEEFIEVNEGHYRVGLRNIRFDSLMLGPFIDLMYAGSIVAVLSYFGTASLTSVVDVGIIYAFTTLLRRLFQPINQVMQRLSMFQQAIVSASRVFDLIDNSEIEPKQKALSDQKIQEGTIEFRNVTFSYDGKNDVLKDISFTANAGETVALVGHTGSGKSSIINLFMRFYEYERGDIFIDGISLKEYPIEELRKKVGLVLQDPFMFYGDVASNIRLHNEELTDQDVREAAEFVQADHFIEELPNGYEQKVTERGSTLSSGQRQLIAFARTIAMNPKVLVLDEATANIDTETEVAIQKSLEKMREGRTTIAIAHRLSTIADAELILVLHHGEIVERGTHAELLAQKGLYYTMYELQNGAQA; encoded by the coding sequence ATGAATAACAAACAGAAGATGTCCGCCAGAGATCAGTTCAAAACGTTCATGCGGCTAGCGAAATACGTTTTGCCGATGAAGAAAAGTGCACTGATTGCGATTCTATTATTGCTGTTGACGGTGACATCGACGATTCTTGGGCCCTTAGTGATCCAGCGATTCCTCGATGACTATGTCGTACCACTAGACTTCCCAGTGAAAGAAGTATGGATCATTGCACTCATTTACATCGGGCTACAACTCGTCAACATTGTCGGGTCGTATTTCCAAACATTGCGATTCCAGGAGCTCGCACTCTCAATTATCCAGCAAATCCGGATCGATGCATTCTCGAAAGTCCAGAAGCTTGGACTACGGTATTTCGATCAGACACCTGCTGGCGGAATCGTTTCACGTGTAACGAATGATACAGAATCGATTAAGGAAATGTTCGTCAGTGTGGCGGTTACGTTCATGCAGGCGATCTTTGGAATTGTCGGCGTCTATATTGCGCTCTTCACGCTGGACGGGAAACTTGCGCTTTATACGCTGATCCTATTGCCGCTATTCGTAATTCTTGTATCGGTCTATCGCTATTATAGTGCAGACTTCTATCAGGATATAAGGGAACGGCTCAGTCAGCTGAATGCCAAAATCTCCGAGTCATTGTCTGGTATGGACATGATTCAGGCCTTTCGCCAGGAGAAGCGCTTGTCTGAAGAGTTTATTGAAGTCAATGAAGGGCATTACCGCGTCGGATTGCGAAATATTCGTTTCGACAGCTTGATGCTTGGGCCATTCATCGACTTGATGTATGCAGGTTCGATCGTTGCAGTACTCAGTTATTTCGGAACGGCATCGCTTACGTCGGTCGTCGACGTCGGGATTATTTATGCGTTCACTACATTGCTAAGACGTCTATTCCAGCCGATTAATCAAGTCATGCAACGTTTGTCGATGTTCCAGCAAGCGATCGTATCCGCGTCACGTGTCTTTGATCTGATCGACAACTCAGAAATTGAGCCAAAGCAAAAAGCACTATCTGATCAGAAAATCCAAGAAGGTACAATCGAATTCCGTAATGTGACGTTTAGTTATGATGGCAAAAATGATGTATTGAAAGATATTTCCTTTACCGCGAATGCAGGCGAAACAGTCGCACTCGTCGGTCATACAGGAAGCGGAAAAAGTTCGATCATCAATCTATTCATGCGTTTTTATGAATATGAGCGTGGCGACATCTTCATTGATGGCATATCGCTAAAAGAGTATCCGATAGAAGAATTGCGAAAAAAAGTAGGACTCGTCCTGCAAGATCCGTTCATGTTTTATGGTGATGTCGCAAGCAACATCCGATTGCATAACGAAGAGTTAACAGATCAAGATGTGCGAGAAGCTGCAGAGTTCGTCCAAGCGGATCACTTTATTGAAGAGTTGCCGAACGGCTATGAACAAAAAGTGACAGAACGCGGTTCGACGTTATCGAGTGGACAGCGTCAGTTGATCGCTTTCGCCCGGACGATTGCCATGAACCCGAAAGTTCTGGTACTCGACGAAGCAACAGCGAATATAGATACAGAAACGGAAGTTGCGATCCAGAAGAGTTTAGAGAAGATGCGCGAAGGTCGTACGACGATAGCGATTGCTCACCGTTTAAGTACGATTGCGGATGCAGAATTAATTCTTGTACTCCACCACGGCGAAATCGTCGAACGCGGGACACACGCGGAATTGCTTGCGCAAAAAGGCTTATACTACACGATGTATGAATTGCAAAACGGCGCGCAAGCGTAA
- a CDS encoding DNA polymerase IV: protein MKPLPNRKIACLDMRSFYASCAAAMEGLDVMEVPIAIVGNIERKGGVVLAASPPLKKRFGVKTGMRLYEIPDDPSIHLIEPKMQFYIDVSMELTRLLNRYVPKEAIHVYSIDESFVDFTGTEKLWGPLETLIFRIQDELYRQFELRSACGVGPNMLLSKLALDLEAKKTGIAHWTYEDVPKKLWPIAPLHKMWGIGKRVERTLEDMGIYSVGDLAHTPLENLEKKFGVMGNQLYYHAHGIDYSDLGSVLIEGQVSYGKGQTLLRDYTKTDEVLAVLLEMCEDTAMRARLAKKKGRTITLSFGYSKHALGGGFTRQKTLAEATNETMAIYRACRELFETFHDGRPVRHISVNLSNLEEHDSFQLSLFEPMNWKQQKLGQVMDEIRVKYGSAAILRAVSVTPGGTAYRRNQLIGGHYK, encoded by the coding sequence ATGAAGCCATTACCGAATAGAAAAATTGCGTGCCTCGATATGCGCAGCTTCTACGCGAGCTGTGCTGCGGCAATGGAAGGACTCGATGTAATGGAAGTGCCGATTGCGATTGTCGGCAATATCGAAAGAAAAGGCGGTGTCGTACTGGCTGCTTCACCGCCATTGAAAAAACGATTTGGCGTGAAGACCGGTATGCGACTATATGAGATTCCGGACGATCCAAGTATTCATTTAATTGAACCGAAAATGCAGTTTTATATCGATGTGTCGATGGAATTAACGAGGTTGTTGAACCGCTATGTGCCAAAAGAAGCGATTCATGTGTACAGTATCGATGAGAGTTTCGTCGACTTTACGGGTACGGAAAAGCTGTGGGGACCTCTTGAGACGTTGATTTTCCGAATTCAGGATGAGTTGTACCGACAATTCGAGTTGCGTTCAGCGTGCGGAGTCGGGCCGAATATGCTGCTGTCGAAGCTTGCGCTGGATCTAGAAGCGAAGAAAACCGGGATTGCGCATTGGACGTATGAAGACGTGCCAAAGAAGCTATGGCCTATTGCTCCGCTTCATAAAATGTGGGGCATCGGCAAGCGAGTGGAGCGAACACTGGAAGATATGGGCATTTATTCAGTCGGTGATCTCGCGCACACGCCGCTTGAGAATTTGGAGAAGAAGTTCGGTGTGATGGGCAATCAACTATATTATCATGCGCACGGTATCGATTATTCCGACCTCGGTTCCGTGTTGATCGAGGGGCAAGTGAGTTACGGCAAAGGCCAGACGTTGTTGCGCGATTACACGAAGACTGACGAAGTGTTAGCTGTTTTGCTTGAGATGTGTGAAGATACAGCGATGCGCGCGCGGCTTGCGAAAAAGAAAGGGCGCACGATTACATTGTCATTCGGTTATTCAAAGCACGCACTCGGTGGCGGCTTTACGCGTCAGAAAACGTTAGCGGAAGCGACGAATGAAACGATGGCAATTTATCGTGCCTGCCGAGAACTGTTTGAGACGTTCCATGACGGGCGTCCCGTGCGCCATATTTCCGTCAACTTGTCGAATCTTGAAGAACATGACAGTTTTCAGCTCAGTTTATTCGAACCGATGAACTGGAAGCAACAGAAGCTCGGTCAGGTGATGGATGAAATTCGCGTGAAGTATGGATCTGCCGCGATTCTTCGTGCAGTGTCCGTTACGCCAGGCGGTACAGCGTATAGAAGGAATCAATTAATCGGTGGTCACTATAAATGA
- a CDS encoding helix-turn-helix transcriptional regulator yields the protein MNKQTVMDLVSPRLKLIRTEMDYTQDQMAEIIGISKKTLVQVEKGRQEISWATTVVVCALFRESALLRSVMGEDPIELAEIAVHAEIHSRETAASASINWWTEIGQWQQYKLQQHTAGGHYRIIGADHKRLFSTGDREKALAEFKKYMDML from the coding sequence TTGAATAAGCAGACGGTTATGGACTTAGTATCACCCCGCTTGAAGTTAATTCGAACAGAAATGGACTATACGCAAGATCAAATGGCAGAGATTATAGGTATCTCAAAAAAGACGTTAGTGCAAGTAGAGAAAGGTCGCCAGGAAATTAGTTGGGCTACGACAGTAGTGGTTTGTGCATTATTTCGCGAGAGCGCCCTATTGCGATCGGTCATGGGAGAAGATCCAATTGAGTTGGCTGAAATCGCAGTACATGCAGAGATTCACTCGCGAGAAACCGCTGCGAGTGCGTCGATTAATTGGTGGACGGAGATCGGACAATGGCAGCAATATAAATTGCAACAACATACCGCAGGTGGACATTATCGCATAATTGGAGCGGATCATAAGCGTTTATTTAGTACGGGAGATCGTGAAAAAGCTTTAGCTGAATTCAAAAAATATATGGACATGCTCTAA
- a CDS encoding CcdC family protein, translating into MHKIQELIDYVFTTIPSIYLIIGSTVIFVVMTTIVYTMRAKASNKPIVAKKIILPPLFMSTGMFMFLFDEFRVPWTQVLEASLVGILFSAFLIYTTTFEIKNNRIYMKKSKAFLIILLGLLVIRMVGKIVLSNTIDIGELGGMFFILAFSMILPWRIGMLAKFKKLEKSIV; encoded by the coding sequence ATGCATAAGATTCAAGAACTGATAGATTATGTCTTCACAACTATTCCTTCGATTTACTTAATCATCGGTTCGACGGTAATTTTCGTCGTCATGACGACAATTGTCTACACGATGCGAGCGAAGGCGTCGAACAAGCCGATTGTGGCGAAGAAAATCATCTTACCGCCACTGTTCATGTCGACGGGAATGTTCATGTTCTTATTCGACGAATTCCGCGTGCCATGGACACAAGTGCTCGAGGCGAGTCTCGTAGGGATACTATTTTCTGCGTTTTTGATTTACACGACAACGTTCGAGATTAAGAACAACAGGATCTATATGAAGAAGTCGAAAGCATTCCTGATCATCTTGCTCGGCCTGCTAGTCATTCGCATGGTCGGCAAGATCGTCCTCAGTAACACGATCGATATCGGTGAGCTCGGCGGCATGTTCTTCATCCTCGCATTCTCGATGATTCTGCCGTGGCGAATCGGTATGTTGGCGAAGTTTAAGAAGCTTGAGAAGAGTATAGTATGA
- a CDS encoding carbon starvation protein A, which yields MITFLFSIVLLIVGYFTYGKYIVKMFGVKEERATPAYTSADGVDYVPMSTSKNSLIQLLNIAGVGPIFGPIMGALYGPVAFIWIVVGAIFAGAVHDYLTGMISIRNRGAHLPELAGKFLGKFMKHVVNAFALLLLVLVGTVFVSAPAGLLYNLMNGWMALGIILALIFLYYILATLLPIDKIIGRFYPIFGALLVISAVGIGGMMVIKGVPIPELTFANLHPDNIPIFPLLFLTISCGALSGFHATQSPIISRTTKNESQGRKIFYGMMIAEAVIAMIWAAAGMALFNGVTLSELLAAGGPAVIVSEVSITMLGAVGGTLAVIGVIILPITSGDTAFRSARMIIADYIKYPQAKVMSRLVIALPMFAISIALTQIDFNILWRYFSWANQSTAAIALFVGAMYLFIAGKNYWVALIPGTFMLMATTTYILNAAIGFGLPMNVALIGATVISIFLVALFFNAAVKARAAQLPLEEDITNWDSTTTT from the coding sequence ATGATTACATTTTTATTTTCTATCGTATTATTAATCGTTGGCTATTTTACGTATGGTAAGTACATCGTCAAAATGTTCGGCGTCAAGGAAGAACGTGCGACACCTGCGTATACGAGCGCAGATGGAGTCGACTATGTGCCGATGAGCACTAGCAAGAACTCGTTGATTCAATTACTAAATATCGCAGGTGTAGGCCCGATTTTCGGACCGATTATGGGTGCGTTATACGGACCCGTCGCATTTATCTGGATCGTTGTTGGAGCGATTTTCGCAGGCGCTGTACATGATTATTTGACTGGTATGATTTCTATCCGAAATCGCGGAGCACACTTGCCTGAACTGGCAGGAAAATTCCTCGGGAAATTTATGAAACATGTCGTCAACGCTTTTGCCCTTTTATTACTCGTTCTAGTCGGTACGGTATTCGTTTCGGCACCAGCAGGATTGCTGTACAACCTAATGAATGGTTGGATGGCTCTAGGAATCATTTTAGCACTTATTTTCCTTTATTATATTTTGGCCACACTATTACCGATCGATAAGATCATCGGTCGTTTCTATCCAATCTTCGGTGCACTACTTGTAATTAGTGCAGTTGGCATCGGTGGCATGATGGTCATCAAAGGTGTACCGATTCCGGAATTGACATTTGCGAACTTACATCCAGATAATATTCCGATCTTCCCGTTATTATTCTTGACGATCTCGTGTGGAGCGCTATCTGGTTTCCATGCGACGCAGTCCCCGATTATTTCCCGGACAACGAAGAATGAAAGCCAAGGTCGCAAAATCTTCTACGGCATGATGATCGCAGAAGCCGTTATTGCGATGATTTGGGCAGCAGCTGGTATGGCGTTGTTCAACGGTGTGACGTTAAGTGAATTGCTTGCAGCTGGCGGACCGGCAGTGATTGTAAGCGAAGTATCCATCACGATGCTTGGTGCTGTCGGTGGAACACTTGCAGTGATTGGTGTCATTATCTTACCAATCACTTCAGGCGACACAGCATTCCGTAGTGCACGTATGATTATTGCAGACTATATCAAGTACCCGCAAGCTAAAGTCATGAGCCGTCTAGTGATCGCGCTTCCGATGTTTGCTATCTCGATTGCGTTGACTCAAATAGATTTTAATATTCTATGGCGCTACTTCTCTTGGGCGAATCAGTCTACAGCCGCCATTGCATTATTCGTCGGTGCGATGTATCTCTTCATTGCCGGTAAGAACTACTGGGTCGCACTTATACCCGGAACGTTCATGCTGATGGCGACAACGACGTATATACTAAACGCAGCCATTGGATTCGGCTTACCGATGAATGTTGCCTTAATTGGAGCGACTGTCATCTCGATTTTCCTAGTAGCCCTATTCTTCAACGCGGCAGTAAAAGCTCGAGCTGCACAGCTTCCATTAGAGGAAGATATTACGAACTGGGATTCTACAACAACGACTTAA